A single Burkholderia savannae DNA region contains:
- a CDS encoding exo-beta-N-acetylmuramidase NamZ domain-containing protein yields MESAQSLRAGRAAALTGMLLALVLASPAADAGAAEHAAALRDADRQAAVTVAAAMASEIADRHVAGVVVLVGDAEGVRYRLVSGMRTTAPVPEAMTADTIFDLASLTKAVATATAILQLAERGRLALDAPAARYWPAFAAHGKDGITVRQLLAHTSGLPAGVSSARALRSRAAVLADVEAMSPITPPGARVVYSDINYVALGEIVARTSGEPLDAWCMAHVFAPLDMHDTRFRPGILARPRIAPTSARQEGSAHARVNDPIAAAMGGVSGNAGLFSTADDLARFARMLLHDGALDGRRILRRDSVSVLQTPATLDAEGDARTAGWALQPPLVANRYRLPAAGAIAHLGYTGTGLWIDFVTRRFVIVLTSRLYPDATGDAQPLRAQVLGIVSSRTPPVSGAQIAMRVPAMAAAVAQAARLPASTGKVLVGIDVLAATGFAAVAGKRIGVVTNRSGFDREGRRTIDLLAQAPGARLTAIFAPEHGIDTDVDTTFGDTVDARTNVAVRSLYGERRRIAPAALKDVDVLVFDLQDAGVRFFTYIATLGYALEAAAAAHIPVVVLDRPNPLGADLAGGPVSDPDAETFTNYYSLPLVHGMTVGELAQLFNERRRIGAKLVVVPMQNYRRAMRFDDTGLGWVPPSPNLRDLDALSLYPDVGLVEGADVSVGRGTATPFGVVGAPWIDGRALADDLSTMHLNATFAPARFVPTEVPHRGALCEGVRIARTPGRSQPGALGLALAFALHRRYPDHFRIDAIRASVGSRVIAEMLNDGHPLEEIEKAVGTQNAAFARERATYLRY; encoded by the coding sequence ATGGAATCCGCGCAATCGCTACGAGCCGGACGCGCTGCCGCGCTGACCGGAATGCTGCTGGCGCTCGTGCTGGCGTCGCCGGCCGCCGATGCCGGTGCGGCCGAACACGCGGCGGCGCTTCGCGACGCGGACCGGCAGGCGGCGGTCACGGTCGCCGCCGCGATGGCGTCGGAGATCGCGGATCGCCATGTCGCCGGCGTGGTGGTCCTCGTCGGCGACGCCGAAGGCGTCCGCTATCGGCTCGTAAGCGGCATGCGTACGACAGCGCCCGTGCCGGAAGCGATGACGGCCGACACGATCTTCGATCTCGCGTCGCTGACGAAGGCCGTCGCCACCGCGACGGCGATCCTTCAGCTCGCCGAGCGCGGCAGGCTGGCGCTCGACGCGCCTGCCGCCCGCTACTGGCCGGCATTCGCCGCGCACGGCAAGGACGGCATCACGGTCCGGCAGCTGCTCGCGCATACGTCGGGCCTGCCGGCCGGCGTGTCGTCGGCGCGGGCGCTGCGCTCCCGCGCGGCGGTCCTGGCCGACGTCGAGGCGATGTCGCCGATCACGCCGCCGGGCGCGCGCGTGGTCTACAGCGACATCAATTACGTCGCGCTCGGCGAAATCGTCGCGCGCACAAGCGGCGAGCCGCTGGACGCATGGTGCATGGCCCACGTCTTCGCACCGCTCGACATGCACGATACGCGGTTCAGGCCCGGTATCCTTGCACGCCCGCGCATCGCGCCCACGAGCGCGCGGCAGGAGGGTAGCGCGCACGCGCGCGTGAACGACCCGATCGCGGCGGCAATGGGCGGCGTGTCGGGCAACGCGGGGCTGTTCTCCACCGCGGACGATCTCGCGCGCTTCGCGCGCATGCTGCTGCATGACGGCGCACTCGACGGCCGGCGCATCCTACGGCGCGACAGCGTCTCCGTGCTGCAAACGCCGGCGACGCTCGATGCCGAAGGCGACGCGCGCACCGCGGGCTGGGCGCTGCAGCCGCCGCTCGTCGCCAACCGCTACCGGTTGCCAGCGGCGGGCGCGATCGCTCATCTCGGCTATACGGGCACCGGTCTGTGGATCGACTTCGTCACCCGCCGCTTCGTCATCGTGCTGACGAGCCGCCTGTATCCGGACGCGACGGGCGATGCGCAGCCGTTGCGCGCACAGGTGCTGGGCATCGTGTCGAGCCGCACACCGCCGGTATCGGGCGCGCAGATCGCCATGCGCGTGCCCGCGATGGCGGCGGCCGTCGCGCAGGCGGCGCGCCTGCCGGCGTCGACGGGCAAGGTGCTGGTCGGCATCGACGTGCTCGCGGCGACCGGATTCGCGGCCGTGGCCGGCAAACGCATCGGCGTCGTCACGAACCGCAGCGGCTTCGATCGCGAAGGCCGACGGACGATCGACCTGCTTGCGCAGGCGCCCGGGGCACGGCTCACGGCGATCTTCGCGCCGGAGCACGGCATCGATACCGATGTCGACACGACGTTCGGCGATACCGTTGACGCGCGCACGAACGTGGCGGTCCGCAGTCTTTACGGCGAACGCCGGAGGATTGCGCCGGCGGCGTTGAAGGACGTGGACGTGCTCGTCTTCGACCTCCAGGATGCCGGCGTGCGATTCTTTACCTACATCGCGACACTCGGCTACGCCCTCGAAGCCGCCGCGGCCGCGCACATCCCGGTCGTGGTGCTTGACCGACCGAATCCGCTTGGCGCGGACCTTGCCGGCGGACCGGTATCGGACCCCGATGCCGAAACCTTCACGAACTATTATTCGCTGCCGCTGGTGCACGGCATGACAGTCGGCGAACTGGCGCAACTGTTCAATGAGCGGCGCCGGATCGGCGCGAAACTCGTCGTCGTGCCTATGCAGAACTACCGGCGCGCGATGCGCTTCGACGACACCGGGCTCGGTTGGGTGCCGCCATCGCCGAACCTGCGCGATCTTGACGCGCTGTCGCTGTATCCGGACGTCGGCCTAGTCGAAGGCGCGGACGTCAGCGTCGGGCGCGGCACCGCGACCCCGTTCGGCGTGGTCGGCGCGCCTTGGATCGACGGCCGCGCGCTTGCCGATGACCTCAGCACGATGCACTTGAATGCGACTTTCGCGCCGGCCCGGTTCGTGCCGACGGAGGTCCCCCATCGCGGCGCGCTGTGCGAGGGTGTTCGGATCGCGCGAACGCCGGGGCGCTCGCAGCCAGGGGCGCTTGGGCTCGCGCTGGCGTTCGCGCTGCATCGACGCTATCCGGACCACTTCCGGATCGACGCGATTCGCGCGTCGGTCGGTTCGCGCGTCATCGCCGAGATGCTGAACGACGGGCATCCGCTCGAGGAGATCGAGAAGGCCGTGGGTACGCAGAACGCCGCATTCGCGCGCGAGCGTGCAACGTATCTGCGGTATTGA
- a CDS encoding cyclic nucleotide-binding domain-containing protein translates to MEGLEHILAEHPFFAGFDARHLEIVQGCARNRRFEAGQYVFREGEPADEFFLIRHGRIALEISSPGRKPVIVETIGVGEIVGASWLIPPYRWMFDARALDLTRLIGIDAACLREKCERDHDFGYQMMKRFLPILAQRLHATRMQILDVYGKH, encoded by the coding sequence ATGGAAGGGCTTGAGCACATTCTTGCAGAGCATCCGTTCTTTGCCGGCTTCGACGCGCGGCATCTTGAAATCGTTCAGGGCTGCGCGCGCAATCGCCGTTTCGAAGCAGGCCAGTATGTCTTTCGCGAGGGCGAGCCCGCGGACGAGTTCTTCCTGATCCGTCACGGCCGCATTGCACTGGAGATTTCCTCTCCCGGACGCAAGCCTGTCATAGTCGAGACCATCGGCGTAGGCGAGATCGTGGGCGCCTCCTGGCTCATTCCTCCCTATCGATGGATGTTCGATGCGCGGGCATTGGACTTGACCCGGTTGATCGGCATCGACGCCGCATGCCTGCGCGAAAAGTGCGAGCGCGATCACGATTTCGGCTATCAGATGATGAAGCGCTTCTTGCCGATCCTCGCGCAGCGATTACATGCCACCCGTATGCAGATCCTGGACGTCTATGGAAAGCACTGA
- a CDS encoding Rossmann-fold NAD(P)-binding domain-containing protein produces the protein MAESAAPHCGFEFAGARVAIHGYGAVGRHAARFLARRGATVVGAADSAGTLADASGIDLA, from the coding sequence GTGGCGGAAAGCGCTGCGCCGCACTGCGGGTTCGAGTTCGCCGGCGCCCGCGTCGCGATCCATGGATACGGCGCAGTAGGCCGCCACGCGGCGCGCTTCCTCGCACGGAGAGGAGCGACCGTCGTCGGCGCGGCCGATTCGGCCGGCACGCTGGCGGACGCCAGCGGCATCGATCTCGCGTGA
- a CDS encoding FAD/NAD(P)-binding protein — MESTDAAGAPPDDPLVPSIYRVARRHRELRDTATLEIVPLSGTRAPIASGQFNMLYVFGIGEVPISTSGDPANDATFMHTIREVGAVSRALAGLSPGATLGVRGPFGVGWPIDAAAGTDVVIVAGGLGLAPLRPAIYEIMASRRRFGRVAILFGCRHPREILYRRELERWSRYLDIEVDVTVDHADAGWRGNVGVVPALIARAAFDPREATALVCGPEVMMRFAVAALKERGVSDDRIYLSMERNMKCAVGHCGHCQFGPTFVCKDGPVMRYDAIARIFAVREI; from the coding sequence ATGGAAAGCACTGATGCAGCCGGCGCGCCGCCCGACGATCCGCTCGTGCCAAGTATTTACCGTGTCGCGCGGCGGCATCGGGAGCTTCGGGATACCGCCACGCTCGAGATCGTGCCGTTGTCGGGCACGCGGGCGCCGATCGCATCCGGGCAGTTCAACATGCTGTACGTGTTCGGAATTGGCGAGGTGCCGATCAGCACGAGTGGCGACCCGGCGAACGATGCAACGTTCATGCACACGATCCGCGAGGTCGGCGCGGTCAGCCGCGCACTCGCCGGGCTCTCGCCGGGCGCAACCCTCGGCGTGCGCGGGCCGTTCGGCGTCGGCTGGCCGATCGACGCCGCAGCCGGCACGGACGTCGTGATCGTGGCGGGCGGGCTCGGACTCGCCCCGCTGCGGCCGGCGATTTACGAAATCATGGCGAGCCGCAGGCGGTTCGGCCGGGTCGCGATTCTGTTCGGTTGCCGCCATCCTCGCGAAATCCTCTATCGTCGCGAGCTCGAACGATGGAGCCGGTATCTGGACATCGAAGTCGACGTGACCGTGGATCATGCGGATGCCGGCTGGCGCGGCAACGTCGGCGTCGTGCCCGCCTTGATCGCGCGCGCGGCGTTCGATCCGCGCGAGGCAACGGCATTGGTCTGCGGACCGGAGGTGATGATGCGCTTTGCAGTCGCCGCGCTGAAGGAAAGAGGCGTGTCCGACGATCGCATCTACCTGTCGATGGAGCGCAACATGAAGTGCGCGGTCGGCCACTGCGGCCACTGCCAGTTCGGCCCGACGTTCGTCTGCAAGGATGGCCCGGTCATGCGGTACGACGCGATTGCCCGCATCTTCGCGGTTCGGGAGATCTGA
- the ppsA gene encoding phosphoenolpyruvate synthase — protein MTDEIKHIVWFDDLRRGDVPRVGGKNASLGEMVGNLSAQGVRVPPGFATTADAYRRFIDANGLLQIIRGALDEFDAHKVSLAEAGASIRRAILRGEWPADIADAIRSAYGALCRLAAQENVDVAVRSSATAEDLADASFAGQQETYLNVRGERALLDACRRCYASLFTDRAISYRAEKGFDHLQVALSIGVQRMVRSDLGGAGVMFSLDTETGFDKVVLISAAWGLGENVVQGTVDSDEYEVFKPLLGEPSLTPIIGKTLGEKAYKMIYARDGDAPTRNVPTSKAERVAFVLSDPEILTLARWACVIEAHYGQPMDIEWAKDGASGELFVVQARPETVQSRREASAVKTYRIGKTGRRLLSGTSVGEAVATGSVCVIDSARDIARFVDGAILVTQTTDPDWVPIMRRAAAIITDHGGRTSHAAIVSRELGLPAIVGTGNASHVLHDQQEVTVSCAEGGEGFVYEGIAEYEIEEIDFNGIPATRTQVMLNLANPAAAFRWWRIPADGIGLARMEFVISNHIKVHPMALARYEGLKDEEARQAIAALTAGYEDKTAYFVDRLARGLARIAAACHPDPVIVRMSDFKTSEYAHLIGGAQFEPQEENPMLGFRGASRYYSPRYRDGFALECRAIVRLRNEMGFGNVIVMIPFCRSTKEADRVLEALSENGLKRGDAGLEVYVMCEIPSNVILAKAFAKRFDGFSIGSNDLTQLTLGVDRDSAELAELFDEQDDAVKWMIASVIEAAHEAGAKVGLCGQAPSDHPEFAAFLVACGIDSISVSPDSFIAVKRRVAAAERDVEDEQAGHAPEAGAARVGPARTGK, from the coding sequence ATGACTGACGAGATCAAGCATATTGTCTGGTTCGATGACCTGCGGCGTGGGGACGTCCCGCGTGTCGGCGGCAAGAACGCGTCCTTGGGCGAGATGGTCGGCAACCTGTCCGCGCAAGGCGTGAGGGTGCCACCCGGATTCGCGACGACGGCCGATGCGTATCGGCGCTTCATCGACGCGAACGGATTGCTGCAGATCATTCGGGGTGCACTCGACGAATTCGACGCGCACAAGGTATCTCTGGCGGAAGCGGGCGCGTCCATCCGTCGTGCAATCCTGCGCGGCGAATGGCCGGCGGACATCGCCGACGCGATTCGAAGCGCGTATGGCGCACTGTGCCGGCTTGCCGCGCAAGAGAACGTGGATGTAGCCGTACGCTCGAGCGCCACGGCCGAGGATCTCGCGGATGCCAGCTTCGCGGGCCAGCAGGAAACCTATCTCAACGTGCGCGGCGAGCGCGCGTTGCTCGATGCCTGTCGTCGTTGCTACGCGTCGCTCTTTACCGACCGGGCAATCAGCTATCGGGCGGAGAAGGGCTTCGATCATCTGCAAGTCGCGCTGTCGATCGGCGTGCAGCGCATGGTGCGATCCGATCTCGGCGGCGCGGGCGTGATGTTTTCGCTGGACACCGAGACCGGCTTCGACAAGGTGGTGCTGATCAGTGCGGCGTGGGGCCTTGGTGAGAATGTCGTGCAAGGCACAGTCGACTCCGACGAGTACGAGGTGTTCAAGCCGCTGCTCGGCGAGCCGTCGTTGACACCGATCATCGGCAAGACCCTCGGCGAGAAGGCGTACAAGATGATCTATGCACGCGATGGCGACGCGCCGACCCGTAACGTACCGACGTCGAAGGCCGAGCGCGTCGCCTTCGTGCTGTCGGACCCCGAGATTCTGACGCTCGCGCGCTGGGCCTGCGTGATCGAGGCGCACTACGGCCAGCCGATGGATATCGAGTGGGCAAAGGACGGCGCGAGCGGCGAGCTGTTCGTCGTGCAGGCGCGCCCCGAGACGGTACAGTCGCGGCGTGAGGCGAGCGCCGTGAAGACCTATCGCATCGGCAAGACCGGCCGCAGGCTGCTGTCGGGCACGAGCGTCGGCGAGGCCGTCGCGACCGGCAGCGTGTGCGTGATCGACAGTGCGCGCGACATCGCGCGTTTCGTCGACGGCGCGATTCTCGTCACGCAGACGACCGACCCCGACTGGGTGCCGATCATGCGTCGCGCCGCGGCCATCATCACCGATCACGGCGGCCGTACTTCGCATGCGGCGATCGTGAGCCGCGAGCTCGGGTTGCCGGCCATCGTGGGCACAGGAAACGCGAGTCACGTGCTTCACGACCAGCAGGAGGTGACGGTGTCGTGTGCGGAAGGCGGGGAGGGATTCGTCTACGAAGGTATCGCGGAATACGAAATCGAGGAGATCGATTTCAACGGCATTCCCGCCACGCGCACTCAGGTGATGCTGAATCTGGCGAACCCCGCTGCGGCATTCCGCTGGTGGCGAATTCCCGCTGACGGCATCGGGCTGGCGCGGATGGAATTCGTCATCAGCAACCACATCAAGGTCCACCCGATGGCGCTCGCGCGCTATGAAGGACTGAAGGACGAGGAAGCCAGGCAGGCGATCGCGGCGTTGACGGCAGGCTACGAAGACAAGACCGCGTACTTCGTCGACCGGCTCGCGCGCGGCTTGGCGCGCATCGCGGCGGCGTGTCATCCCGATCCGGTCATCGTGCGCATGAGCGACTTCAAGACCAGTGAGTATGCGCACCTGATCGGCGGCGCCCAGTTCGAGCCGCAAGAGGAAAACCCGATGCTTGGGTTCCGGGGCGCGTCGCGCTATTACTCGCCGCGCTACCGGGACGGTTTCGCGCTCGAATGCCGCGCGATCGTGCGTCTGCGCAACGAAATGGGTTTCGGGAACGTGATCGTGATGATTCCGTTTTGCCGCTCCACTAAGGAGGCCGATCGCGTGCTGGAGGCGTTGAGCGAGAACGGACTGAAACGCGGCGACGCAGGTCTGGAGGTTTACGTGATGTGCGAGATCCCGTCGAACGTGATTCTCGCGAAGGCATTCGCGAAGCGCTTCGATGGGTTTTCGATCGGCAGCAACGACCTGACGCAGCTCACGCTCGGCGTCGATCGCGATTCGGCGGAGCTTGCGGAGCTCTTCGACGAGCAGGATGACGCCGTGAAATGGATGATCGCCAGTGTGATCGAGGCGGCACACGAGGCGGGCGCCAAAGTCGGCCTGTGCGGACAGGCGCCGAGCGATCATCCCGAGTTCGCGGCGTTTCTCGTTGCATGCGGGATCGACTCGATCTCGGTGAGCCCCGACAGCTTCATCGCGGTCAAGCGGCGTGTGGCTGCCGCGGAACGAGACGTAGAGGACGAACAGGCTGGGCACGCGCCCGAAGCCGGCGCGGCCCGTGTCGGTCCCGCGCGAACCGGTAAATAG
- a CDS encoding NADH-quinone oxidoreductase subunit B family protein codes for MGERRRPRLAVWKFASCDGCQLSLLDCEDELLALADSVDIASFLEASSTVAGGPYDLSLVEGSITTAHDAKRIRQVRRQSRYLVTIGACATAGGIQALRNFADVNEFVSMVYASPQYIETLATSTPISEHVPVDYELQGCPIDKGQLLDVIAAFIVGRKPAIPAHSVCIECKTRGAVCVLVQGTPCLGPVTHAGCGALCPSFRRGCYGCYGPMETPNTPALANEWQARGAAPRDIRRAFRTFYAAVEPFTSESERHAE; via the coding sequence GTGGGTGAGCGACGTCGTCCGCGGCTTGCTGTCTGGAAATTCGCGTCATGCGACGGCTGTCAGCTGTCGCTGCTCGACTGCGAGGACGAGCTTCTGGCTCTGGCTGATTCCGTCGATATCGCGAGCTTCCTCGAGGCATCGAGTACCGTTGCCGGCGGCCCCTATGACCTTTCGCTCGTCGAGGGTTCGATCACGACCGCGCACGACGCGAAACGCATTCGGCAGGTGCGTCGGCAATCGAGGTATCTCGTCACGATCGGCGCGTGCGCCACGGCGGGCGGGATTCAGGCTTTGCGCAATTTCGCCGACGTGAACGAGTTCGTCTCCATGGTCTATGCGTCGCCGCAATACATCGAGACGCTGGCGACATCCACGCCGATTTCCGAACACGTTCCGGTTGATTACGAACTGCAAGGCTGCCCGATCGACAAGGGACAACTTCTCGACGTGATTGCCGCGTTCATCGTGGGCCGCAAGCCCGCGATCCCCGCTCACAGCGTCTGCATCGAATGCAAGACGCGCGGCGCCGTCTGCGTTCTGGTGCAGGGCACCCCTTGCCTCGGCCCCGTCACGCACGCCGGCTGCGGCGCGCTTTGTCCGTCGTTCCGGCGGGGCTGCTATGGCTGCTACGGCCCGATGGAGACGCCCAACACGCCCGCGCTGGCGAACGAATGGCAGGCGCGCGGCGCTGCGCCGCGCGACATTCGCCGGGCGTTTCGAACATTCTATGCGGCGGTGGAGCCGTTCACGAGCGAGAGCGAGCGTCATGCCGAATAA
- a CDS encoding putative glycoside hydrolase, translating into MANRAIVWLVLLFAGLTGLTGLAAHAATVTITVVDAASGRPLAGAIGYAAGEGRIADAAGKFTVSADGSGANVSVRTPGYARAEITLDGHDVARTVRMTALRPKAVYLSAYGVNDRALRDAALALRGKTAINALVIDVKDDSGMTPYRSLARQIAGAADPVPGGERRPAADLPALLKTFHARGLYLIARIVVFKDDSLARAHPQWAVHDAAGEVWRDREQQRWINPTERAAWEHIYDVAEEAARMGFDEIQFDYLRFPDANGLRFGEANTEANRVAAITGFLAGARERLQPYNLYVSADIFGYVCWNFNDTAIGQRLQTFGQVVDYISPMLYPSGFTWGLPGCRKPTDHPGEIISRSLEEAKRRTGPDGVRFRPWLQAFRDYAFDHRVFDADEIRAQADAADAAGTDGWMLWNPRNRYEPDALPR; encoded by the coding sequence ATGGCTAATCGCGCGATCGTGTGGCTCGTGCTGCTTTTCGCTGGGCTGACCGGGCTGACCGGGCTCGCCGCGCATGCGGCGACGGTGACGATCACGGTCGTCGACGCCGCGAGCGGCCGCCCGCTGGCCGGCGCGATCGGCTACGCGGCGGGCGAGGGCCGGATCGCCGACGCCGCCGGCAAGTTCACGGTGTCGGCGGACGGCAGCGGGGCGAACGTCAGCGTGCGGACGCCGGGCTACGCGCGCGCGGAGATCACGCTGGACGGACACGACGTCGCGCGCACGGTCCGCATGACGGCGCTGCGCCCGAAGGCCGTCTATCTGTCTGCTTACGGCGTAAACGACCGCGCGCTGCGCGATGCGGCGCTGGCGCTGCGGGGCAAGACGGCCATCAACGCGCTCGTGATCGACGTGAAGGACGACAGCGGGATGACGCCTTACCGCAGCCTCGCGCGTCAAATCGCCGGCGCGGCCGACCCGGTTCCCGGCGGCGAGCGGCGCCCGGCAGCCGACCTGCCGGCATTGCTCAAGACCTTTCATGCGCGCGGCCTCTACCTGATCGCGCGCATCGTCGTGTTCAAGGACGACTCGCTCGCTCGCGCGCATCCCCAATGGGCCGTGCACGATGCCGCCGGCGAGGTCTGGCGCGACCGCGAACAGCAGCGCTGGATCAATCCGACCGAGCGCGCCGCATGGGAACACATCTACGACGTCGCGGAAGAGGCCGCCCGAATGGGTTTCGACGAGATCCAGTTCGACTACCTGCGGTTTCCGGACGCCAACGGCCTGCGGTTCGGCGAGGCCAACACCGAAGCCAACCGCGTGGCGGCAATCACGGGTTTCCTGGCGGGGGCGCGCGAGCGCCTGCAGCCCTACAACCTCTACGTGTCGGCGGACATCTTCGGCTACGTCTGCTGGAATTTCAACGACACCGCGATCGGGCAGCGGCTCCAGACGTTCGGGCAGGTCGTCGACTACATTTCGCCGATGCTGTATCCGTCCGGGTTCACGTGGGGATTGCCGGGCTGCCGAAAGCCCACCGACCATCCCGGCGAGATCATTTCTCGGTCGCTGGAGGAGGCGAAGCGTCGCACTGGCCCCGATGGCGTGCGTTTTCGGCCATGGCTGCAGGCGTTTCGCGACTATGCGTTCGATCATCGGGTGTTCGATGCCGACGAAATCCGTGCGCAAGCGGATGCGGCCGACGCCGCGGGCACAGACGGGTGGATGCTATGGAATCCGCGCAATCGCTACGAGCCGGACGCGCTGCCGCGCTGA
- a CDS encoding 4Fe-4S dicluster domain-containing protein yields the protein MKAHSSTQVHPVAVDRAGVQTLIDVLAGTGYRIMGPTVRDGAIIYDDVASVDDFPVGWTDRQDAGHYRIERRDDEALFGFAVGPHSWKRFLHPPIERLFAAVDTDIGVSIVPGADESRKLAFIGVRACELHAIAIQDRVFCEGRYIDRRYAQRRRDVFIVAVNCSQAGGTCFCASMGTGPAVDSGFDLALTELPPAAGEDFVVEVGSDAGAALVEGIPHRPATAAHLDAARAVVEQASGQMGRAMQTDGIKSLLQDNPNHPRWDDVADRCLSCGNCTMVCPTCFCTTVEDHGDLAGTQAERVRKWDSCFTLDFSHLHGGSVRHTAAARYRQWLTHKLASWIDQFGTSGCVGCGRCITWCPVGIDITEEVAAIRGSSRAAREEPDGRA from the coding sequence ATGAAAGCGCATTCGTCTACGCAAGTGCATCCGGTTGCGGTCGACCGGGCAGGGGTTCAGACGCTGATTGACGTGCTCGCCGGAACCGGCTACCGGATAATGGGGCCGACCGTTCGTGACGGGGCGATCATTTATGACGACGTGGCTTCCGTCGACGATTTTCCCGTTGGCTGGACCGACCGACAGGATGCGGGGCACTATCGCATCGAGCGGCGCGATGACGAAGCCCTGTTCGGATTCGCGGTCGGGCCGCATTCGTGGAAGCGCTTTCTGCATCCTCCGATCGAGCGCCTGTTTGCGGCCGTCGATACCGATATCGGCGTCAGCATCGTGCCCGGCGCGGACGAATCGCGCAAGCTCGCGTTCATCGGCGTACGAGCGTGCGAATTGCACGCCATCGCCATTCAGGATCGCGTTTTTTGTGAAGGCCGCTACATCGATCGGCGCTACGCTCAGCGCCGGCGTGATGTGTTCATCGTCGCGGTCAACTGCAGCCAGGCGGGCGGGACGTGCTTTTGCGCGTCCATGGGAACCGGACCGGCGGTCGATTCCGGTTTTGACCTGGCGTTGACGGAGTTGCCGCCCGCCGCCGGCGAGGACTTTGTCGTCGAGGTCGGCAGCGACGCGGGGGCAGCGCTTGTCGAGGGCATTCCGCACCGCCCCGCGACCGCCGCGCACCTCGACGCGGCGCGGGCGGTGGTCGAGCAAGCGTCCGGCCAGATGGGACGCGCGATGCAAACCGACGGTATCAAGTCGCTTCTTCAGGACAACCCGAATCATCCGCGTTGGGATGACGTCGCGGATCGATGCCTGAGCTGCGGCAATTGCACGATGGTATGCCCGACCTGCTTCTGCACGACCGTCGAGGACCATGGCGATCTCGCGGGAACGCAGGCCGAGCGCGTGCGCAAATGGGACTCGTGCTTCACGCTGGATTTCTCTCATCTGCACGGCGGCAGCGTGCGTCACACGGCGGCGGCCCGCTACCGCCAATGGCTGACGCACAAGCTTGCGAGCTGGATCGACCAGTTCGGCACGTCGGGTTGTGTCGGTTGCGGACGTTGCATCACCTGGTGTCCGGTCGGTATCGATATCACGGAAGAGGTTGCGGCAATCCGGGGCTCATCCAGGGCCGCGCGGGAGGAGCCGGATGGAAGGGCTTGA